The following DNA comes from Gopherus flavomarginatus isolate rGopFla2 chromosome 5, rGopFla2.mat.asm, whole genome shotgun sequence.
TCACAAGCTATAAGTGATAAGGGAGCTTTGGTAGAAGTcccttgttaaaatattggcagtTTATCGCTGGCTTTTAGGTGAGCAAATTTTGGGTGCCAGACCTAAAATAGGTTAGGTAGGTCACTTTTTTTGGTTATAAAAATGTAAACTGAATTATAATGTTGAAGTAACTACTCTGGAGATGTAAGTACTAATTGTGTGTTGTTTGTGGTCTGTTTTCTGTAGGTAATTTCCTGACCTGATCTGGATTAAAGCATCAGAGCAACTCTTAGTTCTTAGGAAGTTCACAAAACTTCTCCTCATTTTTATAGCATATATTTATGATAAACCTTAAAcagcctcagaggttgggcagGCACAATAAAGTATAGAACCGTCAAGCCTCTTTCCTGGGAAGAGAGATGCCCCCTCACCGTTTGTACTAGTAGTTTGGTAGTTTGAAATATTTCTTCTTTTGGTGATAAAGGattttgctatttttgttttAACAAGAGTCTTAAAAGCTCTCTTGTGACCTTTATTCAAAAACTTTCACAGCTTGACACCCCTTAAGAGTTTTACTATAAAATTCCTCACAAACTTCACTTTCCACTAGATCTCTCTTGTGGAGTGTTCCCAGTATATTCATTCTCCTCATCATGGCTTTTTTCCATCCCACTAGCTTCTCGGGTTTGCAGACTTTGGGGAAATACCCCATGTTTTGGCCTGTTCCAAGGTGCCAACAGCTGTTTGCTGTCCTCCATCTCCTGAACAGGAAACATGTTAAATGTTTCCCTTTTACTACCACTTCTCAATCTGCAATACCAGTGGATCCCAAAGCAACTCATATGCTGTCTACTAAGACCAGATCTAAAGGTAGAGATGGAGAGGAAAAGGAAGGCAGGGCCAGAGGAGACACCTCTTCTCCTCATCCTTTTTCCCTGTTCTCTGCTGGAGCTGCCAAGAAGAGATCAAAGAACCAAGAGGAACTGCTCATGATATCTAAAAAGAATGGTATCTGCCCCCCAGAAAAACCTTTGTGTGTGGCGGAATGGGAAGAGCTGAAGGGAGAATTTAAGGGAAGTAGCAAGTTTGAAGATGTAATGCTAGAGCAGATGATCAACTGCAACAGCTCCATAGATGTGGCCAAATCTTTGCTGTCTATGGTGGCAATGAGAAAAGGTGACATCAGTTATAATTTATTGGTCAAGTACCTGGCTCTGTGTGTCCGGCAGGAGCAGATGGCAGAAGTTTATGATGTCTATGATATAATGAAAGTCAGATTTAAGACTTTAGAAACTGGGGCTTACAGCCTTCTAATCAAGGGTCTGAGTGGTTCCAATCGGTGGAGAGAGACCTTATTGCTACTGCAAGAGATAAAAAAAGTCATGACCCCGTCAAAAGGGAATTATGGAGATTGTATCAAAGGAGCCCTCAATAACCAAGAAATAAACTTGGCATGTGAACTGTATCACGAAATGCTGGCTAAGGATTTGATACCAAACTTGGATACGCTGCAGGTCTTTTTTGATACTGGCAAATGCGTGAAGGACGATCAGTTAAAAAGTGAACTCTTAGGAATCCTCTTGTATCTGAGAGAAAATCAACTATATCCTGGAGAAGCTCTTATGCAGAGCATAAAGTTATGGTTTGAAAGGTAAATATTGTTTCAAAAGCAATTACTGGGGTTAATGGGAATCCATTAATGGATCTGTGATCCATTAAGACTGTAGTCCAAAGGCCAGTGTAAATCCctgaaaccttttatcattttatgttgtttttccttttttaaaaaagcactgcCATAATCTCTTTATTTCTACTGTAAGTAGTAGGTTTTGCCAGGTCTGAATTTCCTATCACAATTTTTACctttttcattttgcatttttcGTATAGGTGTAGCATATTCTGATGAGTCCCACATCTCAGAATTTTTGTCTTCACCAGTTCTCATCCTTGGTTTGTTATGTTTGATAGCAAATGCTGAATGTTGATGACTGTCGGAATTTCCTCTGATATACTAGGGGAGAGAAATGGTAAATTGTACAAAATTGAGACAGTTTCCCTCTGCGGTACAAGAAAATAGCAAAttctatggaaaaaaaattctggctCACTCCTTCTAATATGTGTTGACTCAGAGGGTAACCAGAGTAATTTCAGTAgaagccactgaagtcagcagacatTACAGTACACATAAAAATGAGATCTGTTGAATAAGAAAGTGCTGTTTTTATGTAATCACTTCTTAGAGTagaactgtaatttaaaaaaaaatcatattgggaATAAAAGAGGACAACGTCATCATATTTTGGTCGGGGAAAGCCTGCTCATGTAGAGTTgagttggtgggaggaagggtAATAGGGTTTCCTGTTTTCCCTTATCTTCCAAGACAGTTAAGAACCTCATATATCATTGTGACCAATGCAGTGTAGTGATGTGTGTGTTGGCACTGTGGTGATGCAGTGTCAAAAGGTCACAATGCAAGCATTGCAATGTCAAGTTGCAGTGACTGTGGGATCCATAAAGAGACCTAGGCCCTGTAATGTTGAGTGTCATCGTGCCTAATGTCTAGGCACAGGAATAAAATGGTAATCCACAAAGCTGAGTTATTTGCCTAGGCTCCCTgtgcaatgaatggggagagatggtCACATAAGAAgtgcaatccacaaaagccagcactaGATGGAGGGCTAATCTACACAGGCAATGTTAAAgcactctaaaaaacccacctccatgagaggtgtagctcccagcgctgcatttagccgtgtgttttttcacacccctgagtgagaaagttgcagcgctggaaagtgccagtgtagataagcccttggTTAGCCAATTGGAGATGCTAATGACAGGGGTGTGTGCTAAACCCCACTCCTCTCAGAGTTAGGTTCTTaaatctgggctgcagggaggtgtcTATATCTGCTTAGTGATGCACAGATGGGAACCACCTGCCTGGAGTTAgtgggtttaggtgcctaagccatTTTTTGTTggaatgagttaggcacctgtCTCGCTACATGCAAACTGGACAGAGGAAGTGGCGCTGGTTTCCATGCccattttataatttttattcCACTGGTTAGCACACTTGCCTGGGATATGGACGACCCAGTTCAATTCCCCTCTCTCTGAAAGAggggaagaaaggatttgaacaacaGATCTGCTTCTCAGGAGAGTGCTGTAACCCCTAAGATATTGAGTGTTCTGATGCTGGGCTAACTCacactctcctgttgaagctgtttcactgtaGATAAATCATGAATGAGTGATTGGAGCAGAGGGACTGGACCAAAATCTTCCACCtcctgggggttgggggaggtatACATTAGCCACTGGACTTCAGAGTTGTTCTTTCTCTGTCTGGCCCAAAgcttgttccactgtggataaatgctTAAGTAGTCATATGCGGGGTGTTGCACATAAGCAGGTATAATGGATGAAACTTCATATAATTTCTCTTTAGTGTAAAcggttattatttttatttctagatGCAGACCAGAAAAAATCTTTTGGCTGTACTGTTGTTCAAAAATGATGACACAGAAGTCTAacattatttatataatatatatttttgtttttagcaTTCCAGGAGAGAAATGGGAAGGACACTTAACTGCCATTAAAAATaggtaaatacaatattttatgtaaaaacttgatgtgtttgattttttttgccaTGAACTTTACTTTGATAAAACAAGTAAAAGGACTATTTCTATTATGTTATTTCAAATTTCTTATTGAAATAAATTCTTTGATCACAATTTCTAACACCCACTTTTTGGTGGGTGTTCAGGACTTCTCAAACCCCTGAGGTAGTGCCATGGATCTGTAATCCTGCCCTAACAGTGCCCTTAGGAAGACTTTGAGCCTGACAGTGTATGTGTCTGGTGAtgggtttatttattttgagTTAACTTTCAGGCAGGGTTCAAAGACAGGTCTAGGGGTTGCTCTCAGCTGGGAGCTAATTAGGCCCTGCATCTTAAAAAGGGTCTGGGATACACCTGTAGCAAGAGGAGAAAGCTATTTTGTTTTGGGAAGGAAATTATCTGCTCTGTTTGTagggctgtttgtttgttttattgacTGTAAACCTGTATGGGAGGTGGTTAGGAGCCAGAGACCCTTGCCAAGATTATTACTTTGGTTAAAGTAAACTGTCCCTATGTAATTGCTCAGAACCTGGCCCTACCACAGAGGTTTGTgccaaaaaaatgttaatttgtgGTATGGACAAAATCAAGGAATTGCAAAGTATTTTCCTTCATGGACAATTTAGATACACATTTCTACAAAATATaatatacaaatatttgtaaCTTTGTGAATTCGTCTTACATATTGTCAGTCTAATTTGAAGGCCAGATTTGTGTCTCATGTGTATTGGCAGTTGGAAACGTGTCAAAGATAAGAATGTTTTTGAGTTACATGCTACTTAAGGTTTGTAATCAAAATAGAGTGTACAGGTGCTGACTCTAAAATTTCTTTTAGCTTTTCTTAAATGTGAGAGTGTATTGCATCTGCTGCTACTGAagtcggggagggggagaggaaacaTTGACTGCTGTGGGAGCAGGAGTGGGCTGCTGTAAAAGCTGATTTGCAGCATACAGGCTGcttgttttcttccttctctagCTTCCTGGAGCTTGTAGTTTCTTCTAGTCCTGATAATCAGGAGCTTCAGACTTAGACTCTTCtgactattaattttattttgagaGTTAGAAAGGCTGTTTGACTTCCCAGGGTCAGTTATGGAAAGCTCTAATTCTCTTCCACTTAGGGATTCCACATGACAATTGGTATGCTGGATCCAAAGATCAGCTTGTTAAGGCTGGCATTATCCCCACCACTCCAGAAAATAATTGAACAGTGCACCTAGCTGTCAGGGAATGGTGGTCTTTCCTAAACCACGGAGAGGTGTGATCAACTTTTATTCCTGAAGGGAATGTATGGTATTTTTATTCTTCAGGAACCTGCATCCAACTGTCTGCTAAAAACAATGTTACCCTGAATAGTCACTGAAACTTAACCAATCAATCCACCTATGAGGTAGGTGCTCTTGGAACACCCACTCTGAAATGAGCCACAACTTCCCTGTCTTTATAATACATTTGTCAGTATTGCCGGCTGCTTTTCTGACCATTTAAGaaagcccccttccccccgccgcGCCACCTTTACTGTGGCTCTTCGGTGATTGCTGAGAATTTTGCAGCATGTATGCATAATAAGAGCTATCTGAGATTACAAAATTTGAAATGTAATTTTAGGTAGCTTTTTGAAGAGAAATTCAATACAAGAACCCAATTGTGCAAGATACTGAGTGCCTTtaattcccattgacattaaATGAAAGTTGAGGACACTcagcaggatttggctcatgGGAAACAATGGTATgaatttgttaaacaaagcataACATGTGACTTGACTTTACGATTAGCTCTTTCAACTAATATAAAGTGATACTGGCAAAAGAGTCAAGGTTTAAATATGCCAGCTGTAACATAAAGTCTGTAAATGTTAAGCTTAATAATTTTGGTGGAGTCTCAATTTTTGGAGTCTTTCTTGTGAGCTCTTAAATTGTGCAGTTTTAACAATGTTATTCTAATTTCTGCCTGTTGTAATTAGAATGATTTATCAGGAGTTTAGGATTATTTAAATAGCCAGATTTCTGATTAATACAAATGTGTGGCTTAGGCCTGTGATCGTAACCAGTGGGTTGAGCATGTGGAATGTACTAGAAGTTGCACATTGTTATTGTGTTAAGTCAGCAAATACACTATCCACAGGATAATTTGTGCAATCTTGGAATATTTTTTGCTTATGGCTTGTGTTTTGATATAGACCAGAAGTCTGGTTGTTGTGCCAATTAGGTATTTATAGTTGTGTTGGATAAGAAATAAACTTCAGCTGACTCTTCACTTTTCTCTGTGCAAAAATCAGAGGAGAATGACTCACTGTTTAACATTTAAAGCTCAAAATCTATGGCAGTGTTCTAGGATTATGCATTTCAGAACTTCACAAATTGATTGATGTAAAAAAGAATGttccctccttcagttcaaagCGTGCACAGCTGGATGAATGTAAGTCTCCAAACAGAGCATTGTGAAACATCAACATTCTACTTTGCATCTATGAAAAGACCTAAGTGAGAGGATGCAAGGAAAAATCCTTTTGTCTGGTAGCCTAGAACAACCAAAGAACTCTTCAGGATAAATGACATTTTATTTATGTAAAGCCTACTGAACAACCTGCTGACTTGCACTTAAAAATTCTGGAGACAGTGGTTGGCATGTGCAATCTGAGGATGAGGATGAAAACAGGTCTGCTACCTCATACTTTTTGTAAAAGCCATCAAAGTTTCAGGGAGAGCTCAGACATGATTAGCTTAGTTCCTCATCTGCCTACCTGGCCAAGCAACACTACAAGGAGAATTAAGCAAAACAGCTGATCCTTTGTTTCTTTATCTACTGCCACCCTTTACGAAAAAAAAAGCTAAGGTTGGAATTGGTTGTAATTTTCATCTACAATCAGACATATAAGTTAGGTGGTTCACCCAGGATTTTTAAGAGTGTTAGATCATTAGCTTGTCTTTGAGGCAGGGATATGCAACAAAACTTAATTAAAAAACATCAACAAAAACCTCATTCTGACCTCAAATCACATTTTCGTTGGGCAAATGAACTTGAGATCCAGGATGTCCTTGTACATGGGCTTggaggattttaaaatattttttcccaagCAGAgtatgtatagaaaggatgtggagaaactggaaaggatacaGAGATGAACGACGAAGATGattaaagggatggaatgcaagccatatgagcaaaggctgaaggaactgagtatgtttagtctgaaaaagaggagactggggcagggaagatatttgaaaggctgccataaaaaagatagagaaaagttgttctcttgccATGgcgggcaggacaagaggcaatgggttcaaacgacagcatagcagatttagattaaatgtcTTGAAGAACTTCCTAACTgcaagaacagtaggacaatggaacagactgcgtAAGGAgcttgtggaagctccttcactggaggttttcaaaatgaGGCTGGGTAGTCATCTGTCTTGGATAATTTAGACACAATAAAtcttgcatcttggcaggggtagTAACCCTTGcgatcccttctaaccctatgattctgtgCCTGGAACATGCTTTACATGATATATCTCTGATGGATTTGGAGCTGCTCAGTAATAATTTATGATTAGTGTATCTTGACCTGGTTATTGGGATGTTTACTGTCTGAATATATGGATTTAGTTTAATATGGGGTAGCTGGCAAAATAGGATCTTGACACCTCAAGCAGTGCCttccacatctacactgctacaTTGAGCAGTGCAGTGTCTCACTTtctcctctctgctgcctccctcctgccagggCCTTTCCTCACCTCAGTGAAAGGTTCTTGTTGTGGGGAGTTGCCAGAATCTTTTCCTGCTGCTCCACCCCTTGCCAGAGCCTTCGCCCTTCACAG
Coding sequences within:
- the PRORP gene encoding mitochondrial ribonuclease P catalytic subunit isoform X2 translates to MCPRVSEQNSFSGLQTLGKYPMFWPVPRCQQLFAVLHLLNRKHVKCFPFTTTSQSAIPVDPKATHMLSTKTRSKGRDGEEKEGRARGDTSSPHPFSLFSAGAAKKRSKNQEELLMISKKNGICPPEKPLCVAEWEELKGEFKGSSKFEDVMLEQMINCNSSIDVAKSLLSMVAMRKGDISYNLLVKYLALCVRQEQMAEVYDVYDIMKVRFKTLETGAYSLLIKGLSGSNRWRETLLLLQEIKKVMTPSKGNYGDCIKGALNNQEINLACELYHEMLAKDLIPNLDTLQVFFDTGKCVKDDQLKSELLGILLYLRENQLYPGEALMQSIKLWFESIPGEKWEGHLTAIKNSGKCPVCNQNLEAIHLSQEEYNALKEKIIKDVIQGTDTFRKTSPQELEEFQNFVENHPPYDIVIDGLNVANVSNKRNQSQTLCDVVFHLAQQNLRLLVLGRKHMLTGSYSWKRHIVAAMQKKADFFFAENVSEDDPFLLYATLHSGSHCKFLTRDLLRDHKACLPDNLTRHLFFKWQRGHQMVLSHYWPGKRIEFQPVLTYDTVVQTTGDTWHIPYDEQLVERYSYEVPTKWLCLQRK
- the PRORP gene encoding mitochondrial ribonuclease P catalytic subunit isoform X1, whose translation is MSRPSFCGGVLAPQLIAASLSGPGARPDWQRLSSSFSGLQTLGKYPMFWPVPRCQQLFAVLHLLNRKHVKCFPFTTTSQSAIPVDPKATHMLSTKTRSKGRDGEEKEGRARGDTSSPHPFSLFSAGAAKKRSKNQEELLMISKKNGICPPEKPLCVAEWEELKGEFKGSSKFEDVMLEQMINCNSSIDVAKSLLSMVAMRKGDISYNLLVKYLALCVRQEQMAEVYDVYDIMKVRFKTLETGAYSLLIKGLSGSNRWRETLLLLQEIKKVMTPSKGNYGDCIKGALNNQEINLACELYHEMLAKDLIPNLDTLQVFFDTGKCVKDDQLKSELLGILLYLRENQLYPGEALMQSIKLWFESIPGEKWEGHLTAIKNSGKCPVCNQNLEAIHLSQEEYNALKEKIIKDVIQGTDTFRKTSPQELEEFQNFVENHPPYDIVIDGLNVANVSNKRNQSQTLCDVVFHLAQQNLRLLVLGRKHMLTGSYSWKRHIVAAMQKKADFFFAENVSEDDPFLLYATLHSGSHCKFLTRDLLRDHKACLPDNLTRHLFFKWQRGHQMVLSHYWPGKRIEFQPVLTYDTVVQTTGDTWHIPYDEQLVERYSYEVPTKWLCLQRK
- the PRORP gene encoding mitochondrial ribonuclease P catalytic subunit isoform X4, which encodes MFWPVPRCQQLFAVLHLLNRKHVKCFPFTTTSQSAIPVDPKATHMLSTKTRSKGRDGEEKEGRARGDTSSPHPFSLFSAGAAKKRSKNQEELLMISKKNGICPPEKPLCVAEWEELKGEFKGSSKFEDVMLEQMINCNSSIDVAKSLLSMVAMRKGDISYNLLVKYLALCVRQEQMAEVYDVYDIMKVRFKTLETGAYSLLIKGLSGSNRWRETLLLLQEIKKVMTPSKGNYGDCIKGALNNQEINLACELYHEMLAKDLIPNLDTLQVFFDTGKCVKDDQLKSELLGILLYLRENQLYPGEALMQSIKLWFESIPGEKWEGHLTAIKNSGKCPVCNQNLEAIHLSQEEYNALKEKIIKDVIQGTDTFRKTSPQELEEFQNFVENHPPYDIVIDGLNVANVSNKRNQSQTLCDVVFHLAQQNLRLLVLGRKHMLTGSYSWKRHIVAAMQKKADFFFAENVSEDDPFLLYATLHSGSHCKFLTRDLLRDHKACLPDNLTRHLFFKWQRGHQMVLSHYWPGKRIEFQPVLTYDTVVQTTGDTWHIPYDEQLVERYSYEVPTKWLCLQRK
- the PRORP gene encoding mitochondrial ribonuclease P catalytic subunit isoform X3 — translated: MAFFHPTSFSGLQTLGKYPMFWPVPRCQQLFAVLHLLNRKHVKCFPFTTTSQSAIPVDPKATHMLSTKTRSKGRDGEEKEGRARGDTSSPHPFSLFSAGAAKKRSKNQEELLMISKKNGICPPEKPLCVAEWEELKGEFKGSSKFEDVMLEQMINCNSSIDVAKSLLSMVAMRKGDISYNLLVKYLALCVRQEQMAEVYDVYDIMKVRFKTLETGAYSLLIKGLSGSNRWRETLLLLQEIKKVMTPSKGNYGDCIKGALNNQEINLACELYHEMLAKDLIPNLDTLQVFFDTGKCVKDDQLKSELLGILLYLRENQLYPGEALMQSIKLWFESIPGEKWEGHLTAIKNSGKCPVCNQNLEAIHLSQEEYNALKEKIIKDVIQGTDTFRKTSPQELEEFQNFVENHPPYDIVIDGLNVANVSNKRNQSQTLCDVVFHLAQQNLRLLVLGRKHMLTGSYSWKRHIVAAMQKKADFFFAENVSEDDPFLLYATLHSGSHCKFLTRDLLRDHKACLPDNLTRHLFFKWQRGHQMVLSHYWPGKRIEFQPVLTYDTVVQTTGDTWHIPYDEQLVERYSYEVPTKWLCLQRK
- the PRORP gene encoding mitochondrial ribonuclease P catalytic subunit isoform X5; its protein translation is MSRPSFCGGVLAPQLIAASLSGPGARPDWQRLSSSFSGLQTLGKYPMFWPVPRCQQLFAVLHLLNRKHVKCFPFTTTSQSAIPVDPKATHMLSTKTRSKGRDGEEKEGRARGDTSSPHPFSLFSAGAAKKRSKNQEELLMISKKNGICPPEKPLCVAEWEELKGEFKGSSKFEDVMLEQMINCNSSIDVAKSLLSMVAMRKGDISYNLLVKYLALCVRQEQMAEVYDVYDIMKVRFKTLETGAYSLLIKGLSGSNRWRETLLLLQEIKKVMTPSKGNYGDCIKGALNNQEINLACELYHEMLAKDLIPNLDTLQVFFDTGKCVKDDQLKSELLGILLYLRENQLYPGEALMQSIKLWFESIPGEKWEGHLTAIKNSGKCPVCNQNLEAIHLSQEEYNALKEKIIKDVIQGTDTFRKTSPQELEEFQNFVENHPPYDIVIDGLNVANVSNKRNQSQTSFKCIEHTEGNATSSPLPVVC